From one Diachasmimorpha longicaudata isolate KC_UGA_2023 chromosome 8, iyDiaLong2, whole genome shotgun sequence genomic stretch:
- the LOC135164968 gene encoding probable ATP-dependent RNA helicase DHX34 has product MSSSRKSRRDRENDKTRRHADDFGASSTSESHHHRRSSENSDDFTFTRFRYELNKVFSANPNLVQNPDDFWGFLKKYEDVQKKLGGSQEPPPSHAKLNSIGVPDCYHKSYCLNLRLNLKFGELFARIQQTRELSDFQLDRFKDIIMLYVDFKQKEKFRKLKKLRENQANLPVAKHRQEIIEAVKEERVVIIAGDTGCGKSTQVPQYLYSAGFTKIACTQPRRIACISLSKRVAFETLTENLPVVGYQIRFEKQRNQNTQITFITEGLLLRQVSSETGLSQYDVVVLDEVHERHLYGDFLLGIMKCLIYQRPDLKLVLMSATINIQLFGSYFAKEEVRIIQVPGRLYPIQLLYRPITIDDFKYKNDRFNPSPYVQILQLIDKKYPPEEKGDLLIFLSGMSEITAVVDAAKEYAQKKTNWIILPLHSTLSISEQDKVFDYPPDGVRKCIVSTNIAETSITIDGIRFVADSGKVKEMSYDPSCKMQRLKEFWISKASAEQRKGRAGRTGPGVCYRVYSDEEFTSLEKYSTPEIQRVPLDSLLLQMMAMGLPDPRKFPFIEPPPPQSLENSILSLKEHGAITENEKLTCIGKTLSRLPVDITIGKMLIMGSIFHQVDPVLSLAAALSIQNPFTNRAFKDSECETSRKKLESDHGDPITLLNAYKEWLEVKQENSHEGRNTSSTSRRWCKRRGLEEQRFYEMTKLRSQFKDLLKDCNLMKNQNEEPNSSMSSSERALRYGELKLLKSLKRTYRQSSSNRKRKQLKVDEFDLQLDNDNDNDEIDIKDVEFRMRNDASQVQNLLNASTACSYKDLTMLKLILCSGLYPQFAIADEFNYCKSTNEQLFHTKSKPYVALHPMSYFGNHPQILHLEEPDIVDVPGFKSKTPVSPKHQLLAYLSLLETTKPYLVNTLRMPAAQTLLLFSQELDTNSVISVIVCDNSLGLEFPIIDSGMNLLIRAIRIRAQWDLLLKRQLKDAKTDEEDEEVQRLQEMEYELNRNLIEFMHTSVPYTIKRLLPADLNRIFVGPGENDMTHSFGDSNPFEENFKCVVNGAKGGVKVNEYVTYNCLLENDWSDRIAGEMMESPWECDKCDFRGIVGCVGKLQHRTLCDKTQSKKIGQGEREGGNSVKGKRKANCKEYECDECKETLWLTPIEILRHKKGHNKAES; this is encoded by the exons ATGAGTTCTTCAAGAAAATccagaagagacagagagaatgaTAAGACACGACGACATGCAGATGATTTCGGAGCTTCGTCCACTTCAGAATCCCACCATCATCGGAGATCATCAGAGAATTCGGACGACTTCACATTCACTAGATTTAGGTACGAGTTGAATAAAGTCTTTTCTGCGAATCCCAATTTAGTGCAGAACCCTGACGACTTCTGGggatttctaaaaaaatacgaaGATGTGCAGAAGAAGTTGGGAGGGAGTCAAGAACCTCCACCGTCGCATGCAAAGTTGAATTCAATTGGAGTTCCCGATTGTtatcataaaagctattgtctCAACCTGAGGCTAAATCTGAAGTTCGGAGAGCTCTTTGCTAGAATTCAACAGACAAGAGAGCTGTCCGATTTCCAGTTGGACCGGTTCAAAGACATTATTATGCTTTATGTGGACTTCAAGCAAAAGGAGAAGTTCAGAAAGCTGAAGAAGTTGAGGGAGAACCAGGCAAATTTGCCAGTTGCGAAGCACAGGCAGGAGATTATTGAGGCTGTTAAGGAGGAAAGGGTGGTGATCATCGCTGGCGACACTGGCTGTGGAAAATCTACTCAGGTACCTCAGTATCTGTACTCCGCGGGATTCACAAAAATAG CATGCACTCAGCCTCGCAGGATCGCCTGTATATCCCTCTCGAAGCGCGTGGCATTCGAGACCCTCACCGAAAACTTGCCAGTGGTGGGCTATCAAATCCGTTTCGAGAAGCAACGCAACCAGAACACACAAATAACCTTCATAACCGAAGGTCTCCTCTTGCGTCAAGTCTCTTCGGAGACCGGTCTCTCTCAGTACGATGTAGTAGTCCTCGACGAGGTGCATGAACGCCACCTCTACGGAGACTTCCTCCTAGGTATAATGAAGTGTCTAATTTACCAGAGACCTGACCTGAAACTGGTGCTTATGTCCGCCACCATTAATATTCAGCTTTTCGGCTCCTACTTTGCCAAGGAGGAGGTTCGAATAATTCAGGTACCAGGTCGTCTGTACCCAATTCAGCTCCTCTATCGTCCGATAACGATCGACGAttttaaatacaaaaatgACCGGTTCAATCCTTCACCCTACGTTCAAATCCTTCAgttgattgataaaaaatatcccccaGAGGAGAAGGGGGATTTGCTGATTTTCTTGAGTGGAATGAGTGAGATAACTGCAGTTGTAGATGCTGCCAAAGAGTATgcccaaaaaaaaaccaactgGATTATTTTGCCCCTGCACTCTACCCTCTCCATCTCCGAACAAGATAAGGTCTTTGATTATCCCCCGGACGGCGTGAGGAAGTGCATTGTATCGACTAATATTGCGGAGACCTCAATCACGATCGACGGAATACGATTCGTCGCTGACTCAGGAAAGGTCAAAGAGATGAGCTACGACCCCAGCTGCAAGATGCAGCGTCTCAAAGAATTTTGGATATCGAAAGCAAGTGCTGAACAAAGAAAAGGTCGAGCAGGTCGAACGGGTCCAGGTGTGTGCTACCGGGTGTACTCCGACGAAGAATTCACCTCTCTCGAGAAATATTCAACTCCTGAAATTCAGCGTGTCCCACTGGATTCTCTTCTCCTCCAGATGATGGCAATGGGCCTGCCCGACCCTCGAAAATTTCCCTTTATCgagccccctcccccgcagAGCCTCGAGAATTCCATTCTCTCCCTCAAGGAGCATGGGGCAATCACGGAGAATGAAAAACTCACATGCATTGGCAAGACATTATCAAGACTTCCTGTGGACATCACCATaggaaaaatgttgataatGGGTTCGATTTTTCATCAGGTAGATCCTGTTCTTTCTCTAGCTGCTGCTCTCAGCATTCAAAATCCCTTCACAAATCGAGCGTTCAAGGATTCAGAGTGTGAAACAtctcgaaaaaaattggaatccGATCATGGAGACCCCATCACGCTGCTCAATGCTTATAAAGAATGGCTGGAAGTCAAACAGGAGAACAGTCATGAAGGCCGAAACACGAGCAGCACCAGCAGAAGGTGGTGCAAACGTCGAGGTCTCGAGGAGCAACGTTTTTACGAAATGACAAAGCTACGAAGTCAGTTCAAAGATCTCCTCAAAGACTGCAATCTGATGAAGAACCAGAATGAAGAGCCGAATTCATCGATGTCAAGCAGTGAAAGAGCCCTCAGATATGGTGAACTCAAACTCCTGAAGTCATTGAAAAGAACCTACAGGCAATCATCGAGTAATAGAAAAAGAAAGCAATTGAAAGTCGATGAATTTGACCTTCAACTGGACAACGATAACGACAACGACGAAATTGACATTAAAGACGTCGAGTTCAGAATGAGGAATGATGCTTCCCAGGTGCAGAATCTCCTGAACGCCAGTACCGCCTGCTCCTATAAAGATCTAACAATGTTAAAACTGATTCTTTGCAGTGGACTCTACCCACAATTCGCCATTGCtgatgaatttaattactGTAAATCCACGAATGAGCAGTTATTTCATACTAAATCAAAACCCTACGTCGCCCTCCACCCGATGAGTTACTTCGGAAATCATCCGCAGATTTTACATCTTGAGGAGCCCGACATTGTTGATGTGCCTGGGTTCAAGTCAAAGACTCCCGTGAGTCCTAAGCATCAGCTATTGGCTTACTTATCACTTCTCGAAACGACTAAACCATACTTAGTGAATACCTTGAGGATGCCAGCTGCTCAGactcttcttttattttctcaagAGCTCGACACTAATTCGGTGATCTCTGTTATTGTTTGTGATAATTCATTGGGGCTGGAATTTCCCATAATTGATAGCGGAATGAATCTGCTGATCAGGGCCATCAGAATTAGAGCGCAGTGGGATCTGTTGCTGAAGAGACAGCTGAAGGATGCCAAGACCGACGAGGAAGACGAGGAAGTGCAGCGGCTACAGGAAATGGAGTATGAGCTGAATAGAAATTTGATCGAGTTCATGCACACCAGTGTTCCTTACACCATTAAGAGGCTTCTCCCGGCTGATTTAAACCGAATTTTCGTTGGACCTGGGGAGAACGATATGACGCACAGTTTTGGGGACAGTAATCCCTTTGAGGAGAATTTCAAATGTGTGGTGAATGGGGCAAAAGGGGGAGTCAAGGTTAATGAGTATGTTACGTATAATTGCTTGTTGGAGAATGACTGGAGTGATAGGATTGCTGGGGAGATGATGGAGAGCCCTTGGGAATGTGATAAATGTGATTTTAGGGGGATTGTGGGGTGTG
- the LOC135164984 gene encoding protein zntD, translating to MALTIIELKFMSMFTIGVTSFIVGLIPGCLFNRGRSLQRRLYLSALLCFGGGVLLGTSMLHMLPEAKEDLPDYGELVFCCGFLLLYLVDEIAHYFLMTSDGAGHSHGHDEYSQNYAPTRRSSYQNCHEGFLHRNPEFEPNVLSTHSNFFARKKSTHQYGTVPSAPQTGDEEESFLCHGPHVEPCANSSTSHIALALALTIHSILEGLAIGLQKEIDEVFLLIGAVVSHKLVMAFCLGLELAESASTVCRYTSAMLFFAGGSSLGIGLGMLAFSLETASGKIILSVLQGLAGGTLLYVTVSEVLPRERARWHNSPRSSPGLVQFFSTAFGFVGIFFINKYLEIHH from the exons ATGGCTCTGACAATAATTGAGCTGAAGTTTATGTCGATGTTCACAATCGGTGTGACGAGTTTTATTGTTGGACTCATCCCAGGATGTTTATTCAATCGGGGAAGATCTTTGCAGAGGAGATTGTACTTATCAGCTCTCTTGTGTTTCGGTGGCGGAGTACTTCTAGGCACATCAATGCTCCACATGCTGCCAGAAGCAAAAGAGGATTTGCCAGATTATGGAGAACTCGTATTTTGCTGTGGATTTTTACTTCTTTATCTTGTTGATGAGATTGCACATTATTTTCTTATGACGAGCGATGGAGCCGGGCATAGTCA TGGACACGACGAATATTCCCAGAACTACGCGCCAACACGTAGATCCTCTTACCAAAACTGCCATGAGGGTTTCCTCCATCGGAATCCCGAGTTCGAGCCAAATGTACTCAGTActcacagtaattttttcgcGAGGAAGAAAAGTACTCACCAATATGGGACCGTACCCAGTGCTCCTCAGACTGGCGACGAAGAGGAGTCATTCTTGTGTCATGGACCACACGTAGAGCCCTGCGCCAATTCCAGTACCTCTCACATTGCACTTGCCCTAGCTCTAACAATTCACTCGATCTTGGAGGGACTTGCCATTGGTTTACAGAAGGAAATTGACGAAGTTTTTCTTCTGATTGGGGCTGTGGTGTCGCATAAATTAGTTATGGCTTTCTGTTTGGGTCTGGAGCTTGCAGAATCTGCGAGTACTGTTTGTAGATACACTTCTGCGATGCTGTTCTTCGCCGGAGGTTCATCTTTAGGAATTGGCTTAGGGATGTTAGCATTCAGT CTGGAAACTGCGTCGGGAAAGATCATTCTGTCAGTTTTACAAGGCCTGGCTGGTGGGACTCTCCTCTACGTAACTGTGAGCGAAGTCTTACCTCGCGAGAGGGCACGATGGCATAATAGTCCCAGAAGCTCACCTGGACTCGTCCAATTCTTCTCAACAGCATTTGGCTTCGTTGGAATAttctttattaataaatacttag aaatcCATCATTGA
- the LOC135164974 gene encoding neither inactivation nor afterpotential protein G-like isoform X2, translating into MQGTAVDWAYKTETQYYAARGFVKHQASWPRGKGLGGSGQMNFLVHSFGKPEDYKQWPTGWSYHNLAPYFDKVSRIMGVPGISVEGDLAKLFTGLDTSQFYGDVTIEKAENTIKRGKRFSTYHAYLQPAWNRKNLHILSDTLVAKILFDDDKKIVDGIKAKFRDGSLGRIAANDEVILCAGAVNTPHLMMVSGVGPFEELRQNRIPVIKNLSEVGKNLFDHLNVPMYVSLEAPVSITLRKMQTLAEIMKYFVFESGILATNGVIGTASRGNSGFVLFGVGSQDEKLLNVSNYETEVFRSVFPSYNNSAQEGVLILATCLQPQSRGNITLNTYTILDPPRIDPAYLENSEDVRCTQDAITLALDIIETADFQKLGPKVHTPDIEDCQHLPQTYRNEHYSECIMRYSAVTAYHPGGSCRMGDDREAVVDRRLRVNGIKKLRIVDGSILPTPISGTPNSVIIAIAERAADVILNIPSKQ; encoded by the exons ATGCAGGGAACCGCTGTCGACTGGGCATATAAAACGGAAACTCAGTATTATGCGGCGAGGGGTTTTGTAAAACAC CAAGCCTCTTGGCCCAGAGGTAAAGGCCTCGGGGGCAGTGGACAGATGAATTTTCTGGTTCACTCCTTCGGAAAACCAGAGGACTACAAGCAGTGGCCCACAGGCTGGTCCTACCATAACTTGGCCCCATATTTCGATAAAGTTTCGAGGATTATGGGGGTGCCAGGAATTTCAGTGGAGGGAGACCTAGCaaaattattcacaggacTCGATACTTCGCAATTCTATGGGGATGTCACAATCGAAAAGGCGGAGAATACTATAAAGCGAGGAAAACGGTTTAGCACTTATCACGCTTATCTCCAGCCCGCTTGGAACCGAAAAAATCTTCACATTTTATCGGATACTCTGGTTGCAAAA ATTTTATTTGacgacgataaaaaaattgtcgatgGAATAAAAGCTAAATTCAGGGATGGATCACTAGGAAGGATCGCGGCGAATGATGAAGTCATTCTGTGCGCGGGAGCTGTGAACACACCCCATTTAATGATGGTTTCAGGAGTTGGACCTTTCGAGGAACTCAGGCAAAACCGA ATACCTGTGATTAAAAACCTCTCAGAAGTAGGAAAGAATCTATTTGACCACCTGAATGTGCCTATGTACGTTTCCCTGGAGGCCCCAGTGAGTATTACCCTACGAAAAATGCAAACACTCGCAGAAATCATGAAGTATTTCGTCTTCGAGTCCGGAATATTGGCCACCAATGGAGTGATTGGTACAGCATCTCGAGGAAACAGTGGATTCGTACTGTTTGGAGTGGGAAGTCAAGATGAAAAACTGTTAAATGTTTCAAATTACGAAACTGAg GTATTTAGAAGTGTATTCCCCTCGTACAATAATTCTGCTCAAGAAGGAGTTCTCATCTTAGCGACCTGTCTGCAACCCCAATCTCGAGGAAACATAACTCTGAATACTTACACGATTCTGGACCCCCCTCGCATCGACCCGGcgtatttagaaaattccgaagaCGTTCGTTGCACCCAAGACGCAATTACCCTAGCTTTGGATATAATAGAGACCGCAGACTTTCAGAAATTAGGTCCCAAGGTCCACACTCCTGACATTGAAGACTGTCAACATTTACCACAAACTTACAGAAATGAACATTACTCGGAGTGCATAATGCGATACTCCGCGGTAACTGCCTACCATCCTGGAGGTAGTTGTAGAATGGGAGATGATAGAGAAGCTGTCGTTGACAGGAGGTTAcg GGTGAACGGTATAAAAAAACTAAGAATCGTTGATGGGAGTATCCTGCCCACTCCAATATCTGGAACGCCTAATTCCGTGATAATTGCTATAGCGGAGAGGGCGGCGGATGTGATCCTCAATATACCATCAAAACAATGA
- the LOC135164974 gene encoding neither inactivation nor afterpotential protein G-like isoform X1 encodes MSFFFVSTICLQVIFTVMWNYVFVSGIVLLVSLLYHYNVARPSSIIEYPEDRYDYIVVGAGTAGCVIASRLSELPNKSVLLIEAGGYFNWLSTIPLAAPLMQGTAVDWAYKTETQYYAARGFVKHQASWPRGKGLGGSGQMNFLVHSFGKPEDYKQWPTGWSYHNLAPYFDKVSRIMGVPGISVEGDLAKLFTGLDTSQFYGDVTIEKAENTIKRGKRFSTYHAYLQPAWNRKNLHILSDTLVAKILFDDDKKIVDGIKAKFRDGSLGRIAANDEVILCAGAVNTPHLMMVSGVGPFEELRQNRIPVIKNLSEVGKNLFDHLNVPMYVSLEAPVSITLRKMQTLAEIMKYFVFESGILATNGVIGTASRGNSGFVLFGVGSQDEKLLNVSNYETEVFRSVFPSYNNSAQEGVLILATCLQPQSRGNITLNTYTILDPPRIDPAYLENSEDVRCTQDAITLALDIIETADFQKLGPKVHTPDIEDCQHLPQTYRNEHYSECIMRYSAVTAYHPGGSCRMGDDREAVVDRRLRVNGIKKLRIVDGSILPTPISGTPNSVIIAIAERAADVILNIPSKQ; translated from the exons atgtcatttttttttgtatcaacAATTTGCCTTCAAGTGATTTTTACCGTCATGTGGAATTACGTTTTTGTTTCCGGAATTGTTCTGTTAGTGTCTTTATTATATCACTACAATGTAGCACGACCATCGAGTATTATCGAATATCCGGAAGATCGGTACGACTATATAGTGG TTGGTGCCGGGACTGCAGGATGTGTGATAGCTTCTCGGCTGTCCGAGCTACCGAATAAAAGTGTACTTCTGATTGAGGCTGGGGGCTACTTCAATTGGCTCTCAACTATCCCGCTCGCTGCACCACTAATGCAGGGAACCGCTGTCGACTGGGCATATAAAACGGAAACTCAGTATTATGCGGCGAGGGGTTTTGTAAAACAC CAAGCCTCTTGGCCCAGAGGTAAAGGCCTCGGGGGCAGTGGACAGATGAATTTTCTGGTTCACTCCTTCGGAAAACCAGAGGACTACAAGCAGTGGCCCACAGGCTGGTCCTACCATAACTTGGCCCCATATTTCGATAAAGTTTCGAGGATTATGGGGGTGCCAGGAATTTCAGTGGAGGGAGACCTAGCaaaattattcacaggacTCGATACTTCGCAATTCTATGGGGATGTCACAATCGAAAAGGCGGAGAATACTATAAAGCGAGGAAAACGGTTTAGCACTTATCACGCTTATCTCCAGCCCGCTTGGAACCGAAAAAATCTTCACATTTTATCGGATACTCTGGTTGCAAAA ATTTTATTTGacgacgataaaaaaattgtcgatgGAATAAAAGCTAAATTCAGGGATGGATCACTAGGAAGGATCGCGGCGAATGATGAAGTCATTCTGTGCGCGGGAGCTGTGAACACACCCCATTTAATGATGGTTTCAGGAGTTGGACCTTTCGAGGAACTCAGGCAAAACCGA ATACCTGTGATTAAAAACCTCTCAGAAGTAGGAAAGAATCTATTTGACCACCTGAATGTGCCTATGTACGTTTCCCTGGAGGCCCCAGTGAGTATTACCCTACGAAAAATGCAAACACTCGCAGAAATCATGAAGTATTTCGTCTTCGAGTCCGGAATATTGGCCACCAATGGAGTGATTGGTACAGCATCTCGAGGAAACAGTGGATTCGTACTGTTTGGAGTGGGAAGTCAAGATGAAAAACTGTTAAATGTTTCAAATTACGAAACTGAg GTATTTAGAAGTGTATTCCCCTCGTACAATAATTCTGCTCAAGAAGGAGTTCTCATCTTAGCGACCTGTCTGCAACCCCAATCTCGAGGAAACATAACTCTGAATACTTACACGATTCTGGACCCCCCTCGCATCGACCCGGcgtatttagaaaattccgaagaCGTTCGTTGCACCCAAGACGCAATTACCCTAGCTTTGGATATAATAGAGACCGCAGACTTTCAGAAATTAGGTCCCAAGGTCCACACTCCTGACATTGAAGACTGTCAACATTTACCACAAACTTACAGAAATGAACATTACTCGGAGTGCATAATGCGATACTCCGCGGTAACTGCCTACCATCCTGGAGGTAGTTGTAGAATGGGAGATGATAGAGAAGCTGTCGTTGACAGGAGGTTAcg GGTGAACGGTATAAAAAAACTAAGAATCGTTGATGGGAGTATCCTGCCCACTCCAATATCTGGAACGCCTAATTCCGTGATAATTGCTATAGCGGAGAGGGCGGCGGATGTGATCCTCAATATACCATCAAAACAATGA
- the LOC135164989 gene encoding E3 ubiquitin-protein ligase Iruka-like isoform X1: protein MAEAVADGSRMSRFFCHKCSVEIQRLLPDYTCPHCASGFIEKLENEEDDHDMSMEISTEDFNDIDLQQQMLMELSELPELAASGSEGGTALLRDRRRGDMQNRWSNSRHRQPTLSYENLFHEFFFNFTALGRSVIAGRPPVLLVSNPGDYVWGNDGLDSIVTQLLNQMDGSGPPPLPRQQIDEIPNTTISQSHIDSKLQCSVCWEDFILSESVRQLSCKHLYHAPCIIPWLELHGTCPICRQSLGDQGSTEANQDEIGPNLAAFFRAFQNSNQFNSSASSTSSSSSNSSNDFTNEN, encoded by the exons ATTACACATGTCCACATTGTGCCAGTGGATTCATAGAAAAGCTAGAGAACGAGGAAGATGATCATGATATGAGTATGGAAATTAGTACTGAGGATTTCAACGATATTGATCTGCAG CAACAAATGTTAATGGAGCTCAGCGAACTTCCTGAGCTGGCTGCATCAGGCTCAGAAGGTGGCACAGCATTATTACGAGATAGGAGGCGAGGTGATATGCAAAACAg ATGGTCAAATTCACGACATAGACAACCTACATTGTCTTATGAAAATCTTTTCCACGAGTTCTTCTTTAATTTCACCGCACTAGGACGTTCTGTCATAGCAGGTCGACCACCTGT ATTACTCGTCTCTAACCCTGGTGACTATGTGTGGGGCAATGATGGACTGGATTCGATAGTAACACAGCTACTCAACCAAATGGACGGCAGTGGTCCACCTCCATTACCGCGTCAGCAAATTGACGAAATTCCAAATACTACAATTAGTCAATCACACATTG ACAGCAAACTTCAATGTTCCGTATGCTGGGAGGATTTTATTTTGTCCGAATCTGTCAGGCAATTATCGTGTAAACATCTCTATCACGCACCGTGTATTATACCTTGGCTTGAGTTG CATGGTACCTGTCCTATATGCCGACAAAGTCTGGGAGACCAAGGCTCTACAGAGGCAAACCAGGACGAAATTGGGCCAAATCTAGCAGCCTTTTTCAGAGCATTTCAGAACAGCAATCAATTCAACAGCAGTGCATCATCTACCTCCTCATCAAGTAGCAACTCCAGCAACGACTTcaccaatgaaaattaa
- the LOC135164989 gene encoding E3 ubiquitin-protein ligase Iruka-like isoform X2, with translation MIVIKNVDYLRSLDYTCPHCASGFIEKLENEEDDHDMSMEISTEDFNDIDLQQQMLMELSELPELAASGSEGGTALLRDRRRGDMQNRWSNSRHRQPTLSYENLFHEFFFNFTALGRSVIAGRPPVLLVSNPGDYVWGNDGLDSIVTQLLNQMDGSGPPPLPRQQIDEIPNTTISQSHIDSKLQCSVCWEDFILSESVRQLSCKHLYHAPCIIPWLELHGTCPICRQSLGDQGSTEANQDEIGPNLAAFFRAFQNSNQFNSSASSTSSSSSNSSNDFTNEN, from the exons ATTACACATGTCCACATTGTGCCAGTGGATTCATAGAAAAGCTAGAGAACGAGGAAGATGATCATGATATGAGTATGGAAATTAGTACTGAGGATTTCAACGATATTGATCTGCAG CAACAAATGTTAATGGAGCTCAGCGAACTTCCTGAGCTGGCTGCATCAGGCTCAGAAGGTGGCACAGCATTATTACGAGATAGGAGGCGAGGTGATATGCAAAACAg ATGGTCAAATTCACGACATAGACAACCTACATTGTCTTATGAAAATCTTTTCCACGAGTTCTTCTTTAATTTCACCGCACTAGGACGTTCTGTCATAGCAGGTCGACCACCTGT ATTACTCGTCTCTAACCCTGGTGACTATGTGTGGGGCAATGATGGACTGGATTCGATAGTAACACAGCTACTCAACCAAATGGACGGCAGTGGTCCACCTCCATTACCGCGTCAGCAAATTGACGAAATTCCAAATACTACAATTAGTCAATCACACATTG ACAGCAAACTTCAATGTTCCGTATGCTGGGAGGATTTTATTTTGTCCGAATCTGTCAGGCAATTATCGTGTAAACATCTCTATCACGCACCGTGTATTATACCTTGGCTTGAGTTG CATGGTACCTGTCCTATATGCCGACAAAGTCTGGGAGACCAAGGCTCTACAGAGGCAAACCAGGACGAAATTGGGCCAAATCTAGCAGCCTTTTTCAGAGCATTTCAGAACAGCAATCAATTCAACAGCAGTGCATCATCTACCTCCTCATCAAGTAGCAACTCCAGCAACGACTTcaccaatgaaaattaa